A single window of Merismopedia glauca CCAP 1448/3 DNA harbors:
- a CDS encoding PAS domain-containing protein yields the protein MSSFSLTEIKLEAAIAPTPPIVTPETTVTEAIALMNAARATRSLSADRYFAQIGASCVLVVQEKHLVGIFTERDVVRLSAQGLPLAEVAIAQVMTQPVMTLRRSEFTDVFSALNLLQTHHLHHLPVVDDSKSDRIMGIVTYESLWQLLRPLEESYKLVESLQEKESRWEAEKLAWLETRNAELGQEIQARTAELETQVTRERLVAAIANRIRSSLNWQEILDTTVTEVRSLLGCDRVAIWQFQPDWSTIAVAESAASNQPSYLGRQVEDTCFTPNRLTYWNERILVVPDIYTTEMSDCHQEFLEQLQIRAKILVPIVQGETVWGMLSAIESQAPRQWQTGETALLQQIATQLAIALQQAAAYQQAEIELAERQQVEAALQFQIELDRLIASISSRFLPCSSENLTHSINQALQEIGEFTQVDTSYIFQYSDTEATHSMTHEWVADGLPPQRQNTQNLPNQVFPWATAILHRGEIVHIPSLANLPVEAAIDRQSLQQFQIESSLIIPLVNQEKVFGFLGFASFHQEHNWTDDNIRLLQIFAEILLNTLQRQQAETELQSSERRYASLAEAVPVGIFRTDAVGNCLYVNDRWSQIAGLSPEEAAGMGWTKGLHPEDRDRVAAEWDRAAIENRPFQQEYRFQRSDKTFSWFFGQAIAEYDVNKQIIGYVGTITDISDRKVAEAALRDNEERLRLALSAANQGLYDLNIQTGEAIVNDEYALMLGYNPAEFQETNGRWIERLHPDDRKPVAAIYQAYINQEIPEYRVEFRQETKTGDWKWILSLGKIIAWDEEGNPLRMLGTHTDISDRKEAELEIQQLNQALEKQNQNLEALVDQRTSELLTFINALPDYIFVVNREEMKIVFCNERLATANFSDRQYVQGKTIFECFPPENAAHFTEKNLQVFESGETLHLQESFALPTGTMYLDTYKIPLKRPNGEVYALIGTSRNITELIEARQNLMARTAQLEATNQELNSFSYSVSHDLRAPLRHMHGFVNALRQRLDANQVLNDQKVAHYLEVIEGSSQKMGELIDGLLTLSRIGRRELVLQPVDLRQLVATAINLAAPNTGTDNPVEFEIGNLPTAIGDPTLLQQVFVNLISNAIKFSRNGSETARIEIKSTPEGIILVKDNGVGFQMEYADQLFGAFQRLHSKQQFPGTGIGLSIVQRIIHRHGGKVWAESKPGAGATFYVQLPS from the coding sequence ATGTCATCCTTTTCCTTAACAGAGATTAAGCTAGAAGCCGCGATCGCCCCCACTCCACCCATCGTTACCCCAGAAACCACGGTGACAGAAGCGATCGCCCTGATGAATGCTGCCCGCGCTACCCGTTCATTATCAGCAGATCGCTATTTTGCCCAAATTGGCGCTAGTTGCGTCCTAGTAGTACAGGAAAAGCATCTGGTAGGGATCTTCACCGAACGGGATGTAGTGCGTCTGAGTGCCCAAGGATTGCCATTGGCAGAAGTAGCGATCGCCCAAGTGATGACACAGCCCGTCATGACTTTGCGCCGTTCAGAATTCACTGATGTCTTCTCTGCCCTCAATCTACTCCAAACTCATCACCTGCATCACCTCCCAGTTGTAGATGATAGTAAAAGCGATCGCATCATGGGCATTGTGACTTACGAAAGCCTGTGGCAACTCCTGCGCCCCCTAGAAGAATCATACAAACTGGTGGAGTCACTGCAAGAGAAAGAGTCTCGTTGGGAAGCAGAAAAATTGGCATGGCTGGAAACTCGTAACGCTGAACTGGGACAAGAAATACAAGCACGGACTGCCGAATTGGAGACACAGGTAACTAGAGAACGCTTGGTAGCTGCGATCGCTAATCGCATTCGATCTTCCCTGAATTGGCAGGAGATCCTGGATACAACTGTGACCGAGGTACGCTCGCTTTTAGGGTGCGATCGCGTGGCGATTTGGCAGTTTCAACCAGATTGGAGTACGATCGCCGTGGCAGAATCGGCAGCCAGCAACCAGCCCTCTTACCTGGGGAGACAGGTAGAAGATACCTGTTTTACCCCCAATCGGCTTACCTATTGGAACGAACGCATTCTGGTGGTGCCAGACATCTACACTACTGAGATGAGCGATTGCCATCAAGAGTTCCTGGAACAGTTGCAGATCCGAGCCAAAATCCTCGTCCCAATCGTCCAAGGGGAAACCGTTTGGGGAATGCTGAGTGCAATTGAAAGTCAAGCGCCTCGGCAATGGCAAACAGGCGAAACGGCATTATTGCAACAGATTGCGACTCAGCTAGCGATCGCCCTTCAGCAAGCTGCTGCCTATCAACAAGCAGAAATTGAACTAGCAGAACGACAACAGGTAGAAGCTGCCCTGCAATTTCAAATTGAGTTAGATCGCCTGATTGCTAGTATTTCCAGCCGTTTTTTGCCCTGCTCTTCCGAAAACCTGACCCACAGCATCAACCAAGCATTGCAAGAGATTGGGGAATTTACTCAGGTAGATACTAGCTACATCTTCCAATACTCAGATACCGAAGCCACACATAGCATGACTCACGAATGGGTCGCTGATGGTCTTCCTCCGCAACGCCAAAACACTCAAAACCTACCCAATCAGGTATTTCCTTGGGCAACGGCGATCTTACATCGAGGAGAAATTGTCCATATTCCTAGTCTTGCCAATCTCCCTGTAGAAGCCGCTATCGATCGACAAAGCTTACAGCAATTTCAGATCGAATCATCTCTCATCATTCCCCTAGTTAATCAGGAGAAAGTGTTTGGCTTTTTAGGCTTTGCTTCCTTCCATCAAGAACACAATTGGACAGATGACAATATTCGACTTCTGCAAATTTTTGCCGAAATTTTACTCAATACGCTCCAACGCCAGCAGGCTGAGACAGAATTACAGTCCAGCGAACGACGATATGCTTCCCTAGCTGAAGCTGTTCCAGTAGGGATTTTCCGCACTGATGCTGTTGGCAACTGCCTGTATGTTAACGATCGCTGGAGTCAGATTGCGGGACTTAGCCCCGAAGAAGCGGCTGGAATGGGCTGGACGAAGGGACTACACCCTGAAGATCGCGATCGCGTCGCTGCCGAGTGGGATCGTGCTGCCATAGAAAACCGACCCTTTCAGCAGGAATATCGCTTCCAGCGTTCAGATAAAACTTTTTCTTGGTTTTTTGGTCAAGCAATCGCCGAATATGATGTCAATAAACAGATTATTGGTTATGTGGGCACAATTACCGATATCAGCGATCGCAAAGTTGCCGAAGCAGCCCTACGTGACAATGAAGAACGCCTGCGCCTTGCCTTAAGTGCTGCCAACCAAGGACTTTATGACCTCAATATTCAGACAGGTGAGGCAATTGTTAATGATGAATATGCTCTGATGCTAGGGTACAATCCGGCAGAATTTCAGGAAACCAATGGCAGATGGATTGAAAGGCTGCACCCCGACGATCGCAAACCTGTAGCAGCGATCTATCAAGCTTATATTAACCAAGAAATCCCAGAATACCGAGTAGAATTCCGCCAAGAGACAAAAACTGGTGACTGGAAATGGATTCTTTCCCTAGGCAAGATTATCGCTTGGGATGAAGAGGGCAATCCCCTGCGGATGTTGGGGACACATACAGATATTAGTGATCGCAAAGAAGCAGAATTAGAAATCCAGCAGTTAAATCAAGCCCTAGAGAAGCAAAATCAGAATTTAGAAGCGTTGGTAGACCAACGTACCTCTGAATTGCTCACCTTTATCAATGCTTTGCCCGATTACATCTTTGTGGTCAATCGGGAAGAAATGAAGATTGTCTTCTGCAACGAACGTCTCGCCACCGCCAACTTCAGCGATCGCCAATATGTCCAGGGAAAAACGATTTTTGAATGTTTTCCCCCAGAAAATGCCGCCCACTTTACCGAAAAGAATCTTCAAGTGTTTGAGTCAGGAGAAACCTTGCACCTCCAAGAATCTTTTGCCCTCCCCACCGGAACCATGTATTTGGATACCTACAAAATCCCCCTCAAGCGTCCGAATGGAGAAGTATACGCCCTAATTGGGACTTCCCGTAACATTACCGAACTAATCGAAGCCCGCCAGAACCTCATGGCACGTACTGCTCAATTAGAAGCGACTAATCAAGAACTTAACTCATTTTCTTACTCAGTTTCCCACGACCTGCGCGCCCCTTTACGGCATATGCACGGGTTTGTTAATGCTCTGCGCCAACGACTAGATGCTAACCAAGTTCTTAATGACCAAAAAGTGGCTCACTATTTAGAAGTCATTGAGGGAAGTAGCCAAAAGATGGGGGAATTGATCGACGGGTTGCTCACCCTATCGCGGATTGGACGGCGGGAATTAGTCCTTCAACCTGTAGACTTGCGACAATTGGTAGCAACAGCCATCAATTTAGCCGCTCCAAACACAGGTACGGACAATCCTGTAGAATTTGAAATTGGCAATTTACCGACTGCGATCGGAGATCCTACCTTATTGCAACAGGTGTTTGTCAATCTCATTAGTAATGCCATCAAGTTTAGCCGCAATGGTTCAGAAACTGCCAGAATAGAAATTAAATCCACACCAGAGGGAATAATTTTGGTCAAGGATAACGGCGTTGGCTTCCAGATGGAATATGCCGATCAACTCTTTGGCGCTTTCCAACGTCTGCACTCAAAACA